The Niastella koreensis GR20-10 genome includes a window with the following:
- a CDS encoding tetratricopeptide repeat protein, with the protein MRPLIAVLLSICPFFTSLAQTDDAIASSMKAGIALHDKGDYEGAIKIYDSIIKKDPHFFLAYYEKSLSLLTAGKYQDCADLSGEIVKQFPEAKEIPKVYSNYGTALDYLQKPEEAIKIYSEGIKKFPGNYLLWFNRGVTEYSLKDLEKAAEDFKKSVSLNPMHASSHIYLAYCMQNTNKVASIMCVSTFLILEPTTKRSENAVKLLSSLLGRNVEKKDEKNITISLSPDLLDTKSKKEDDFHITELTLTFGSALDLGESKKDVNIAEKMKEKLDIIGVIDESKKKGFFTTFYVPFFKEMHRDSLMRTAAYIMNASADNKDVNNWLEQNKSHVEEFYKWVDNYAWRKEEK; encoded by the coding sequence ATGCGACCCCTGATTGCTGTATTATTGAGCATATGCCCCTTTTTCACCTCTCTGGCCCAGACAGACGATGCCATAGCCAGCTCCATGAAGGCGGGCATTGCCTTACACGATAAAGGAGACTATGAAGGCGCCATTAAAATATATGATTCGATAATAAAAAAAGACCCGCATTTCTTCCTCGCTTATTACGAAAAAAGTCTCTCCCTCCTTACTGCCGGCAAATACCAGGATTGCGCAGACCTGTCCGGGGAAATTGTCAAACAATTCCCGGAAGCTAAAGAGATCCCGAAAGTGTATTCAAATTATGGCACGGCACTGGATTATTTGCAGAAACCTGAGGAGGCAATTAAAATATATAGTGAGGGCATAAAAAAGTTTCCGGGCAATTACCTCCTGTGGTTTAACCGGGGCGTTACCGAATACAGTCTGAAAGACCTGGAAAAAGCCGCTGAAGATTTTAAAAAGTCGGTAAGCCTTAACCCGATGCACGCTTCCTCACACATCTACCTGGCCTATTGCATGCAGAACACCAACAAAGTGGCTTCTATCATGTGCGTATCTACCTTCCTGATATTGGAACCCACCACTAAAAGATCGGAAAATGCGGTCAAGCTTTTATCAAGCCTGCTGGGCAGGAACGTTGAAAAAAAGGATGAAAAAAATATTACTATCAGTTTGTCGCCCGATCTGTTAGATACAAAGTCCAAAAAAGAAGATGATTTTCATATTACAGAATTGACTTTAACCTTTGGGAGCGCCCTTGACCTGGGAGAAAGCAAGAAAGACGTGAATATTGCCGAAAAGATGAAAGAAAAGCTGGACATTATCGGGGTGATAGATGAATCAAAGAAAAAAGGATTTTTTACTACCTTTTATGTTCCCTTCTTTAAAGAAATGCATCGGGATAGTTTGATGCGAACAGCAGCCTATATCATGAACGCTTCTGCAGACAATAAAGATGTCAACAACTGGCTGGAACAAAACAAAAGCCATGTTGAAGAATTTTACAAATGGGTTGATAATTATGCGTGGAGAAAAGAGGAGAAATGA